The Prevotella sp. E2-28 genome includes the window CAAGGTCGGAGCAAAACTAGGAAGAGGATTGTTGGCAGCTGTAACATCCTTCAATCTCTTGGCACGCGCATATAAAGGAATTGTAATCTCTAAAGTGGCATCACCGATATTATCATCGGTTTCATTCCAACCCCATTCGCCGCCTTGAGCTCTTGCCTTACCGCTAACCTTAATATTATAGGAATTAGCTTTTTGTGATATTGTTGCGTTACCGCTTACGAATTCTATGTTCATATATCCGCCTTCGCCTTCCGACTGCATCGATACACGGTCTGATTCACCCAATGTGAAGCTCGTCTTACCATCAGAATAATTTGAAAGATTTATCATTGCCATAACGAATCCGTCTCTTCCCTCATCTTCACTGGGATAGCCTGTGTTAGCTGAGAACATATTGTCAACAATAATCGCGCCACCTTCATTTTCTACGTCTACCTCACCAAATGTAAAGTTATAGGTCTGACCCTTCAGGACAAACTTACCTGTACCACCGGCATTGATATCGCTACTGAAATTGATAGTATAAGCGTGATCTTTACCGTCAAGTTCGATTTCGGCAGTCTTTACGGAGCCGTCAGCACCACGTACCTTCAGTTTAGCTTTACCAGTATAGTCGGCAGGCGCAATGATAAAGAACTGACCATCTACGTCAGTATGAACCTTCTTTGTCTGATTACCATTATATTCAATCCACACGGTAGCCACGTTGTTGCCTTCACCCTGATTAACAACATTACCGCTAATATGAGCCACTGTAGGCAGGACAATCGTAATGGTACCATCCTTAGTCATGGGAGAGACGGTCTCCTTCACACTACCGTCGTAATTAGCATAGTCTTCAGAATGCACAGTAACGTAGAACTCAGTATCCTTAGGCACATAAGTGCTGGCCTGACCCTTGACATTCGTCGTCACATTCTTCTGGGCATCAATATCGACCTTAATACCAGGCAGCAAGTTTCCTTTATCGTCCTTAACAATAACAGTCAGGCGAACACGTACCTCGGGATAGTCAAGGTTTACCCATGAGAAGTGAGTAACTGTACCTACATACACATCATTAGAGGCATCATAGGTTGCAATACCTTCCTCAACCCACAGACCATTACTCTCATCGAAACTCCAGAGAGGAATAGTATTAGGTTTGTTGTCCTTGAACTTTTCAGGTACGGGGAAAGTCAGCGTAGCAGGCTTACCATCAGCAAGTTGCAGTTTCTCACCAGTGTTCTGATCCGTAAGGTCAACCTTAGTCATACCATAAGAAATTAGCTGAACCTCCTGACCATTGTACTCAGCGCCATTAACATCTGTACGAACAGCTGCAAGGTCGCCACCAGGCATCATCTCGGCAAAGTTTTCCTTATCTGGATTCAGATACATCATCTGTTCATAAACAGTACCGGTAAAGGCCTGGCCGTTGCCATCAACTTTAAAGCCATTACCCTGTAAAGCAACTGTCATGCCCTGATCAGTAGAATAGGTATTTGTAGAGGAACTAAAGCTTCCTGTCGTTACATAACCATCCCACTGGCTTACCATGACAACATCCCATACATCACCATCCAGTTTCTCTGCAGCACGAACAATCTCCATATAGCCATCCTTCTCGAATTTCACTATGGTACGACCGTTCTTCGTATTCACCTTACCGAGTACAAAACCACCACTACCATCGGTTCTAACAACCTCGGTACCAGATGTTACGGTAACGCCTGACAAAGGATCACCATAGGGATCCTTAACGAAACCAGACAGGGCAGACATTTTCATGTTAGCAGGATTTACGGGCGTACCATCTTGTATAAGAGGTGAATTAGTGCCACCACCTTTTTCATCGCTGTCACTACTGCTACATGCACTCAGAGCGAATGCACCTACGAACAGGCTCCCAAGGAGCCAAAAATTGAGTTTTTTCATAATGTTTATAGTTTTGAATTAATGTAATTAGATATTTTTGACTTACAACTTTATATATTCTTTACTTCAATTTTCGAAATATCAACAAGTGCCTGTGAACTTACCGAACGCCCATTGGTTAAGGTACCGTTGAAAATCATACTAATAGTAGAATCATCCTTACTGGTAGAAAGGGTACCACTGGTAAAGAGGCAGCCTTGAACAGGAGTGCTTTCCTGTTTAGCAACATCCCAATAAGAACTGGTTACATCTTCAAAAAAAGCATCTTGAGAAGCTGTAATTTCCTCACCATCATTAAAATAGATGGTAACCCTGTATCTTGATGCAGCCTTGTTCTCTGTTAGCAAAATAGTTTTTCCTAAACTTGCTGACGCAACTTCAACCTTCACTATAGGTGCATTATTCTCCTGTCCAACGAGAAGATACTCATAGGACAAATCGGCATTACTAGAATATCTAACAGAAGCCTCTACCGTATAAGAATGACCATCTACTACAATTTCATTCTTTGTAGCTTTAGACTCTGGAACGTTAGCCTGATTATAGACGATCTTATATCTCAGACGCTTATCATTGATGAGCGTGCCATCTACCACTAAAGTCAGGTTTCCATCATTTACTATAACGGTAGCTGTACCACTCTTAAAACAGGACGAGGCACCAAGGTTATTGCCGTCAAGGAAACACCAATAGTTTTGCGGATAGTTCTGATACTGCAGATCAAGGAAGCTATCTTGGTTTTCAATATTGATGTGCGCAGCGAACATCATATCCTCATTGTGCTTTGTAAGGTCAATAGTAGTGTTTGTATTGGCAGTACTTCCAATGTTACCACTAAGTTGGAAGCCTTCACCTGCAAGGACATACTGAATAACATTATTAGAAGTGGTCACTCTACACTGTCCTTTATAGGTGACGCCATCATAGACAAGTGAATTGTCAGCAAGCAATGTTGGAGTGTCGCCACCCTTTTCATCATCGTCACCACAAGCAACGGCAAACAAGGCCATTGAAATCATCAATAAAGAATAAAACTTTTTCATATTCACATTTAGTAGCTTTAAAAATATGATGCAAATTTAACAAGAACCATCTTCTTTTGTATTTCATTACTGCAAAACATGTTCTCATTACTGCAAAATATATTCCTAAAATTACAATTATTCATTCCCAAAATTGCAATTATTTTATAAAAAGCTTGTATTTAAAGGGATTTTGACTACCTTTGCAATTGCTATGACCTACCTTTTAATCACATCACTACCACTATTGGTATCTATCGTAATGCTATTTGTTACAGCAATGGCATTATCAAAACAAAACGACAAACCCATACGCAGACTATTTGTATGGAACATTGCTGTTATGATGCTTTATTGTGGGCATTTCATCTATTTCAACCATTTTACATCGATTATACCTGTCAGCGACACCATCTATGCCGCCATGAACCTATTAGTATATCCGCTATACCTTATTTATATAAGCGAGATTACTGACCGAACGCCACTGTCTAGCAAACCCAACTTTCTCTGGGTGGCATTCGGCATTCCGTCTATAACGGTGGTAGCAATTGGTAGCACCTATCTTGCAATGAACGCCGGAACACGCCTCGAATTTATCAGTAACTACTTATATCAAAGGCAAGATAGTCCCATAGAAGGAATAATACTGCTCCAGAAATGGCTACACATAGGCTGTCACACCATATTCGCATTCCAGGTAATATTTGTTATCACTGCAGGATTCCGCCGCATACGGCGTTTCAACAAGACCATCAGGCAATTATATGCTGACACAGACCATCGTGAGATTAAATACATCCCCACCCTTTTGCTGATCTTCATCCTGACATCAATGCTATCTACCATTGTCAATTTCATTGGTCGTCAGTTCTTTGTTGACTCTTTGATTGTGGCGTTACCCTCTATAGGATTTTCTGCATTGTTGGCTGCGCTGATATGGTTGGGTACAAAACACCGTTTTACCATTCACGACATTCCCCAAGATCAGGAGGATGAGACCATTGATAGCGATACGAAAGCCGACAGCGTGCCAACAGCTCAGAGTGCACAGATATATATCAAACTGGAAAACATCATGAATGAGCAGCAAACATTCCTACAACAGGACGTTCTGCTTAACGATGTAGCCAAGCTTCTAGGCACCAACCGCACCTATCTGTTACGTGCTTTGAGCAGTTGTGCCCACATGACGTTCAAGGAATACGTCAACCGCAAACGCATAGCCCATGCTGAGCAGTTGATAGCAAGCAATCCAACCATGCCAAAGAGCGAGGTAGCAACGCTTTCCGGCTATAACAGCCTGTCATCATTCTACAGAAACTACAATACTTATAAAAAAGAGAATCGTTAATAAATGTAGAGTGGCAGGAAATTCTCAATTCTTCATTCTTAATTTATAATTATAATTTGTACCTTTGCACGCTAGAAGAAATTTTAACGTTAAAATAAACCTATTAAAATGAAACAATTCCGTCTCGTGGACAATATCCTCGGATGGCTGACATTCTTTATAGCAGCATTCGTTTATTGTTCAACTATCGAGCCGACAGCCTCATTCTGGGACTGCCCTGAGTTTATTACTACTGGTTATCGTTTGGAAGTTGGTCACCCACCTGGCGCACCTTTCTTCATGCTGACAGCCAACCTATTCTCACAGTTTACCAGTGATCCCACGCAGGTAGCACGTATGGTCAATATAATGAGTGCGTTGCTTTCGGCCACGTGCATTCTATTCCTGTTCTGGAGTATCACACATTTGGTACGCCGACTATTCATCAACGGTTGGGAAGACCTAAGCCCTGCTAAGCTGGTAGCTATTGAGGCCAGTGGACTGGTAGGCGCACTGATTTACACATTCAGCGACACGTTCTGGTTCTCAGCTGTTGAGGGTGAGGTATATGCCTATTCATCGGCTTTCACCGCAGTAGTATTTTGGTTGATTCTAAAATGGGAAGACCATGCTGACGAGCCTCACTCAGACCGTTGGCTGGTATTGATTATGTATATGACGGGCCTCAGTATCGGTGTACACCTGCTGAACCTGCTATGTCTGCCTGCCATTGTGCTGGTATATTACTTCAAGCGTTTCCCCAATGCCAACGTTAAGGGTAGTATCCTTGCGCTGCTCATCTCATTCGTTATCCTAGCAGCCGTGCTTTATGGTGTAGTGCCAGGCATTATCACTGTGGGCGGATGGTTCGAGCTGTTCTTTGTCAACACACTGGGCATGTCGTTCAACACAGGTGAATATATCTATCTGTTCCTTCTTGTTGCACTCGTTATTTGGGCTATCTATGAAACCCAGATGGCCAAAGAAACTAAGGGCAGCTGGATTCGTCAGAACGTTGCATTCCTCATTGCCATCGGCATGTTAGGAATACCTTTCTACGGCTATGGATGGAGCGCTTTCTTCATCGGTGTTGTGGTACTGGCAATCATTGCTGCAATATTGTTTGTTCCTGGTGTAAAGAAGCAGATTATCTCACCACGTGTTAAGAACACTGCGCTGCTCTGTATGCT containing:
- a CDS encoding carboxypeptidase-like regulatory domain-containing protein, whose protein sequence is MKKLNFWLLGSLFVGAFALSACSSSDSDEKGGGTNSPLIQDGTPVNPANMKMSALSGFVKDPYGDPLSGVTVTSGTEVVRTDGSGGFVLGKVNTKNGRTIVKFEKDGYMEIVRAAEKLDGDVWDVVMVSQWDGYVTTGSFSSSTNTYSTDQGMTVALQGNGFKVDGNGQAFTGTVYEQMMYLNPDKENFAEMMPGGDLAAVRTDVNGAEYNGQEVQLISYGMTKVDLTDQNTGEKLQLADGKPATLTFPVPEKFKDNKPNTIPLWSFDESNGLWVEEGIATYDASNDVYVGTVTHFSWVNLDYPEVRVRLTVIVKDDKGNLLPGIKVDIDAQKNVTTNVKGQASTYVPKDTEFYVTVHSEDYANYDGSVKETVSPMTKDGTITIVLPTVAHISGNVVNQGEGNNVATVWIEYNGNQTKKVHTDVDGQFFIIAPADYTGKAKLKVRGADGSVKTAEIELDGKDHAYTINFSSDINAGGTGKFVLKGQTYNFTFGEVDVENEGGAIIVDNMFSANTGYPSEDEGRDGFVMAMINLSNYSDGKTSFTLGESDRVSMQSEGEGGYMNIEFVSGNATISQKANSYNIKVSGKARAQGGEWGWNETDDNIGDATLEITIPLYARAKRLKDVTAANNPLPSFAPTLNGPADFGLSVTESVVVGKGGVLMYFADSLSMDDYNTLKAKAIEKMGEPVYDNTYSNSASAEFFKDGKWLEIGFNDYYKQANRPDFMDSNREFSPYNLTYAQGRITVIAYDGYTVYSNGRIKIKKRK
- a CDS encoding helix-turn-helix domain-containing protein, with product MALSKQNDKPIRRLFVWNIAVMMLYCGHFIYFNHFTSIIPVSDTIYAAMNLLVYPLYLIYISEITDRTPLSSKPNFLWVAFGIPSITVVAIGSTYLAMNAGTRLEFISNYLYQRQDSPIEGIILLQKWLHIGCHTIFAFQVIFVITAGFRRIRRFNKTIRQLYADTDHREIKYIPTLLLIFILTSMLSTIVNFIGRQFFVDSLIVALPSIGFSALLAALIWLGTKHRFTIHDIPQDQEDETIDSDTKADSVPTAQSAQIYIKLENIMNEQQTFLQQDVLLNDVAKLLGTNRTYLLRALSSCAHMTFKEYVNRKRIAHAEQLIASNPTMPKSEVATLSGYNSLSSFYRNYNTYKKENR